The Streptomyces achromogenes genome window below encodes:
- a CDS encoding class I SAM-dependent methyltransferase: protein MTKDVMTDDVIADGVVTNDVVTDGVGTREAVTREGAEHGWSRADPYADALRAGRGPLFLRRGDGWLMPLDVERWCGRADAVDRQVLDRCEGAVLDVGCGPGRLVAELASRGRTALGIDVSEAAVRHTVRLGGPALRRSVFEPLPGEGRWGTALLVDGNLGIGGDAGALLERLAEALVPGGLLIAETASTDVDERVNVRLVDVRGGAGAPFPWARLGTRALLRHTGPTGWRAVDQWSAGGRCFVALRSPGRRRSASSSAEPPKSAAVISSQRARNPSADIPVADR from the coding sequence ATGACGAAAGACGTGATGACCGACGACGTGATAGCCGACGGTGTGGTGACGAATGACGTGGTGACCGACGGGGTGGGCACGCGCGAGGCGGTGACGCGGGAGGGCGCGGAGCACGGCTGGTCCCGCGCCGACCCGTACGCCGACGCCCTCCGGGCCGGCCGCGGGCCGCTCTTCCTGCGCCGTGGGGACGGCTGGCTGATGCCCCTGGACGTGGAGCGCTGGTGCGGGCGCGCCGACGCCGTGGACCGGCAGGTCCTGGACCGCTGCGAGGGCGCCGTCCTCGACGTCGGCTGCGGTCCCGGACGGCTGGTCGCCGAGCTGGCCTCCCGGGGCCGGACCGCTCTGGGCATCGACGTCAGCGAGGCCGCCGTCCGGCACACGGTCCGGCTCGGCGGTCCCGCGCTGCGACGCTCGGTCTTCGAGCCGCTCCCCGGGGAGGGCCGCTGGGGCACCGCCCTGCTCGTCGACGGCAACCTCGGCATCGGCGGCGACGCCGGGGCCCTGCTCGAAAGGCTGGCGGAGGCCCTGGTCCCCGGCGGTCTACTGATCGCCGAGACGGCTTCTACGGACGTCGACGAGCGCGTCAACGTCCGCCTCGTCGACGTCCGGGGCGGGGCCGGCGCCCCGTTCCCCTGGGCCCGGCTCGGCACCCGGGCACTGCTCCGGCACACCGGCCCGACGGGGTGGCGGGCCGTCGATCAGTGGTCGGCGGGCGGCCGTTGCTTCGTCGCCCTGCGCAGCCCCGGCCGCCGGCGCAGCGCGAGCAGCAGCGCCGAGCCGCCGAAGAGCGCGGCCGTGATCAGCAGCCAGCGGGCGAGGAACCCGTCCGCGGACATCCCCGTCGCCGACCGGTAA